The following are encoded in a window of Impatiens glandulifera chromosome 5, dImpGla2.1, whole genome shotgun sequence genomic DNA:
- the LOC124940299 gene encoding phosphoglycerate kinase 3, cytosolic-like — MASAASPSSLSLIHTSSSSSSRTRASPSSLSTSRFIRSTPLRGLGFAAAAADPLLTHVTSKIQSIKVTGKASRGVASMAKKSVGDLTAADLKGKKVFVRADLNVPLDDNNTITDDTRIRAAIPTIKHLINNGAKVLLSSHLGRPKGVTPKYSLAPLVPRLTELLGIEVVKADDCIGPDVESLVASLPEGGVLLLENVRFYKEEEKNDPEFAKKLASLADLYVNDAFGTAHRAHASTEGVTKFLKPSVAGFLLQKELDYLVGAVTVPKRPFAAIVGGSKVSSKIGVIESLLEKVDILLLGGGMIFTFYKAQGLSVGSSLVEEDKLGLATSLLEKAKAKGVSLLLPTDVVIADKFAPDANSKVVPASAIPDGWMGLDIGPDSIKTFNDALETTKTVIWNGPMGVFEFDKFATGTEAVAKKLAELSGKGVTTIIGGGDSVAAVEKVGVADVMSHISTGGGASLELLEGKELPGVLALDEAEVVVAA; from the exons ATGGCATCTGCTGCATCACCTTCTTCCCTTTCTCTCATCcatacttcatcttcttcctcttctcgcACCCGTGCATCTCCATCTTCTCTTTCAACAAGCAGATTCATCCGTTCTACCCCACTTCGGGGTCTAGGTTTCGCCGCCGCTGCCGCCGACCCTTTGCTGACCCATGTCACTTCAAAGATTCAATCGATCAAGGTAACTGGAAAGGCATCAAGAGGAGTGGCTTCGATGGCAAAGAAGAGCGTTGGGGATCTCACTGCTGCTGATTTGAAAGGGAAGAAGGTCTTTGTTAGAGCTGATCTCAATGTACCTTTGGATGATAACAATACAATCACCGATGATACCAGAATCAGAGCTGCAATTCCTACAATCAAACATTTGATCAACAATGGAGCTAAAGTCCTTCTCTCCAGCCATTTG GGACGGCCTAAAGGAGTAACTCCCAAATACAGTTTGGCTCCTCTTGTCCCTAGattgactgaacttcttggaaTTGAG GTAGTGAAAGCTGATGACTGCATAGGACCGGACGTTGAAAGTTTGGTAGCTTCACTTCCAGAAGGTGGTGTTCTTCTTCTCGAGAATGTAAGGTTTTacaaagaagaagagaagaatgaCCCTGAATTCGCAAAGAAGCTCGCCTCTTTAGCTGATCTCTATGTAAACGATGCTTTCGGTACTGCACACAGGGCCCATGCCTCAACTGAGGGTGTAACGAAATTCTTGAAACCATCTGTTGCAGGTTTCCTCTTGCAGAAG GAATTGGATTACCTTGTTGGGGCGGTTACTGTCCCAAAGAGGCCGTTTGCTGCCATTGTTGGTGGGTCGAAGGTCTCTTCGAAGATTGGAGTGATTGAGTCGCTCTTAGAGAAAGTTGATATTCTTCTTCTTGGTGGTGGAATGATCTTCACATTCTACAAGGCTCAAGGTCTTTCGGTTGGATCATCTTTAGTGGAGGAAGATAAACTGGGTCTTGCTACTTCTCTTCTCGAGAAGGCCAAGGCTAAAGGAGTGTCTCTTCTGTTACCTACTGATGTAGTTATTGCAGACAAATTCGCCCCCGATGCAAATAGCAAG GTGGTGCCAGCTTCAGCCATTCCAGACGGATGGATGGGATTGGATATCGGACCAGACTCCATCAAGACATTCAACGATGCATTGGAAACTACCAAGACCGTAATCTGGAATGGACCTATGGGTGTGTTTGAGTTTGACAAGTTTGCAACTGGAACAGAGGCTGTTGCTAAGAAGCTGGCTGAGTTAAGTGGGAAGGGAGTGACCACAATCATTGGAGGTGGAGATTCAGTTGCGGCTGTTGAGAAAGTAGGAGTGGCTGATGTGATGAGCCATATCTCAACCGGAGGTGGTGCCAGTTTGGAACTGTTGGAAGGAAAAGAGCTTCCTGGTGTTCTAGCCCTCGATGAAGCAGAGGTTGTTGTTGCTGCTTAA
- the LOC124939536 gene encoding patellin-4-like produces MSETTNIPKEDGPTVGIDAIKSKEGSDNIPEQGLNNSKTEEHNIAAKIEPTAIKEGFYENDTTNIEQTLIKEGPGADNEELNKSQTSNKEEKKIEGKPRDLSSMLRALTFKGDVNLSPDDIETKALTQLRSMLENAILGNTLFKNTKETGKETGEASLLAKGGESSKEKIIQENNEIPTTEGEEAKKNEEPAVVIAKEEGAVQEKEVEVEIDIVTEEVDNDISLWGIPLLPSKGNKGTDTVLMKFLKANDFQVQESFQMIRKTLQWRKQFKMDTILDEDFGNHFSPVANMSGVDRQRHPVCYNVYDVFWTDEFFEKMFGTEEGRQKFLRWRIQLMEKGIQQLDFNPGGVTAFLQVNDLKNTPVPAKKELRNATKQAVEILQDNYPEFVETNIFINVPFWYYAFNALLYPFLTQRTKSKFVFARPSKVSETLLKYIPVEEIPAHYGGFKKENDSEFTSQDEVKEIIVKAGGSETIELPTPKEGITLVWDLTVVGWEVNYREEFVPEDEGSYTLIVNKSKKMGLNESAIGNSFTSREPGKVALIVENTSFKKKRILYRYKVKNTMESSSSSSSHS; encoded by the exons atgtcAGAAACGACCAATATTCCTAAAGAAGATGGACCTACAGTTGGAATTGATGCAATTAAATCCAAAGAAGGATCAGACAACATACCCGAACAGGGATTAAACAACAGCAAAACTGAAGAACATAACATTGCCGCCAAGATCGAGCCAACGGCGATCAAAGAAGGATTTTACGAAAATGACACGACAAATATTGAACAGACACTAATCAAAGAAGGACCAGGGGCAGACAATGAAGAACTTAATAAGTCCCAGACATCAAACAAAGAGGAGAAGAAAATCGAAGGCAAACCAAGAGACTTATCGTCAATGCTGCGAGCACTCACATTCAAAGGAGATGTAAATCTATCGCCCGACGATATCGAGACCAAGGCGCTGACACAACTGAGATCAATGCTGGAAAACGCCATCCTTGGGAACACTCTATTCAAGAATACAAAGGAGACAGGGAAGGAGACAGGAGAAGCGAGTTTGTTGGCAAAGGGTGGCGAAAGCTCAAAGGAAAAGATAAtacaagaaaataatgaaattccCACCACTGAAGGCGAGGAAGCGAAGAAGAATGAAGAACCTGCAGTCGTGATTGCTAAGGAAGAAGGAGCTGTACAAGAGAAAGAAGTTGAAGTTGAAATTGATATTGTAACTGAAGAAGTAGACAATGATATTTCCTTATGGGGAATACCTTTATTACCCAGTAAAGGAAACAAAGGAACAGATACAGTCCTGATGAAATTCCTAAAAGCAAATGATTTCCAAGTTCAAGAATCATTCCAAATGATAAGGAAAACCCTCCAATGGAGAAAACAGTTCAAGATGGACACAATCTTAGATGAGGATTTCGGAAACCACTTCTCTCCAGTTGCCAACATGAGTGGCGTTGACAGACAACGCCACCCTGTTTGCTACAACGTTTACGACGTGTTCTGGACAGACGAATTCTTCGAAAAAATGTTCGGGACTGAGGAAGGTAGACAGAAGTTTCTAAGGTGGAGGATTCAGCTAATGGAGAAGGGTATTCAGCAGTTAGATTTCAATCCAGGAGGAGTAACCGCCTTTCTACAGGTTAACGATCTCAAGAACACACCAGTTCCAGCTAAGAAAGAGTTACGAAATGCAACTAAACAAGCTGTTGAAATTCTCCAAGATAACTATCCTGAATTTGTTGAAACAAAT ATTTTCATCAATGTTCCGTTTTGGTATTACGCATTCAATGCACTCCTATATCCATTCTTAACACAAAGAACCAAGAGTAAATTCGTATTCGCCCGTCCTTCAAAAGTATCAGAAACACTCCTCAA GTACATACCTGTGGAGGAGATTCCAGCGCATTACGGCGGATTTAAGAAAGAGAATGATTCAGAGTTCACCAGCCAAGATGAAGTTAAGGAAATTATAGTAAAAGCTGGAGGATCTGAAACAATTGAGCTACCTACACCAAAG GAGGGGATAACACTGGTATGGGACCTGACAGTAGTAGGATGGGAAGTGAATTACAGAGAAGAATTTGTACCTGAAGATGAAGGATCTTACACGTTGATTGTAaacaagagcaagaaaatggGATTGAATGAATCGGCAATTGGAAACTCGTTTACAAGCAGAGAACCAGGGAAAGTGGCGCTGATTGTTGAGAATACAAGCTTTAAGAAGAAGCGTATACTTTATCGCTATAAAGTGAAGAACACTATggaatcatcatcatcttcttcttcccattCTTGA
- the LOC124940330 gene encoding pentatricopeptide repeat-containing protein At3g20730, whose amino-acid sequence MALRSNLYSKLPNLTSLRDAILKSTFSNYDLFSKLLQTCIDQNSKRLGLSVHNQIETNGIQSTTYLTTKLVIFYCKIGRMVDARKVFDRMPERSVVSWTSLLSGYSQNGYPEEALAIFSSMHRHGHVKANQFTYGSALRACISLRCLKIGKQIQGCIQKDKLVDNLFVQSALIDLHSKCGKMEDASYIFGLISLSMRDLVSWNSMLGGYVVQGFPTEAFVLFRSMLLEGLIPDSFTLGSLIKASTTRGNDRTTRVGAGAIHVFVIKHGYESHNVISGSLIDSYAKCGDVRSAYRVHENMKRKDTVSTTALITGYAREGIFGEDSIALFREAHRRTHKGGVDNIMLCSMLNVCANMARIDLGRQVHALTLKSWSGGGDVAMGNALIDMYSKSGEIEDANEVFDEMEVKNVISWTSMIAACGKHGLGQRAVALFGRMETEGIRPNDVTFLSVMFACSHCGLSEEGWEYFNVMMGKYKIEPRAEHYSCMVDMFARGGRLEEVYGLLCDMKNVVPNASLWGAVLGACCRYGHMSMGEMAARRLFCMEPEKAVNYVVLGSIYAGAGLWDNVWKTRKLLELRSLRKDPGYSSTHYNRLATENGLILLPVR is encoded by the exons ATGGCTTTAAGATCAAACCTTTACTCTAAATTACCTAACTTGACAAGTCTGCGAGATGCAATATTGAAATCTACATTCTCCAACTACGATCTCTTCTCGAAGCTCTTGCAAACCTGCATCGATCAAAATTCCAAAAGGTTAGGCCTTTCTGTTCACAATCAGATAGAAACGAATGGCATTCAATCAACCACGTACTTGACTACCAAGCTGGTAATATTTTACTGCAAAATAGGTCGTATGGTTGACGCACGTAAGGTGTTCGACAGAATGCCTGAGAGAAGTGTAGTTAGCTGGACTTCTCTTTTATCTGGGTATTCTCAAAACGGTTACCCAGAAGAAGCCTTGGCGATATTCTCGTCAATGCATCGACATGGTCATGTTAAGGCTAACCAGTTCACTTATGGAAGTGCTTTAAGGGCATGTATTAGTTTGAGGTGTTTAAAGATTGGTAAACAAATCCAGGGATGTATTCAAAAGGATAAGCTTGTAGATAACTTATTTGTGCAGAGTGCTTTGATTGATTTACATTCTAAATGTGGAAAGATGGAAGATGCTTCATATATCTTCGGGTTGATATCGTTGTCGATGAGAGATTTAGTCTCGTGGAATTCCATGCTTGGCGGCTATGTTGTTCAAGGTTTTCCAACCGAAGCATTTGTGTTGTTTCGTTCTATGCTCCTAGAAG GGTTGATACCCGATAGTTTCACCTTAGGGAGTCTTATTAAAGCAAGCACTACCCGAGGGAATGATCGAACCACTAGGGTCGGGGCGGGCGCGATTCACGTATTCGTAATCAAACATGGTTATGAATCTCACAATGTAATTTCCGGTTCCTTGATTGATTCCTACGCAAAATGCGGCGATGTGAGATCTGCGTATCGCGTTCACGAAAACATGAAACGTAAAGACACTGTATCTACGACTGCATTGATCACCGGATACGCCCGGGAAGGGATCTTCGGAGAAGATTCGATTGCCCTTTTCCGGGAAGCGCATCGGAGGACTCACAAGGGAGGCGTAGACAACATCATGTTATGCTCTATGCTCAACGTGTGCGCAAATATGGCTCGGATCGACTTAGGAAGACAAGTCCACGCTTTGACGTTAAAATCTTGGAGCGGTGGGGGCGACGTGGCGATGGGAAACGCTCTCATCGACATGTATTCGAAATCGGGAGAGATCGAGGACGCGAACGAGGTTTTCGACGAGATGGAGGTTAAAAACGTCATTTCCTGGACGTCGATGATCGCCGCATGCGGGAAGCACGGTTTGGGACAGAGGGCGGTTGCATTGTTTGGCCGGATGGAGACTGAAGGAATCAGACCGAACGATGTTACTTTCTTGTCAGTTATGTTCGCGTGCAGTCATTGCGGTTTGAGCGAGGAAGGATGGGAGTATTTCAATGTTATGATGGGTAAGTACAAGATTGAGCCGAGGGCAGAGCATTATTCTTGCATGGTTGATATGTTTGCTAGGGGAGGACGGTTGGAAGAAGTTTACGGTTTGTTGTGTGATATGAAGAATGTGGTGCCTAATGCTTCGTTATGGGGTGCGGTTCTTGGGGCGTGTTGTAGGTATGGGCATATGTCGATGGGAGAGATGGCGGCTAGGCGATTGTTTTGTATGGAACCGGAGAAGGCGGTTAATTATGTGGTTTTGGGAAGTATATATGCTGGAGCTGGTTTGTGGGATAATGTTTGGAAAACGAGGAAATTGTTGGAATTGAGAAGTTTAAGGAAAGATCCAGGATATAGTAGCACCCATTACAATAGACTAGCCACGGAAAATGGTTTGATTCTTTTGCCTGTAAGAtag